A genomic stretch from Arachis stenosperma cultivar V10309 chromosome 3, arast.V10309.gnm1.PFL2, whole genome shotgun sequence includes:
- the LOC130966198 gene encoding uncharacterized protein LOC130966198 codes for MCTTISPPSNTISKSYTTINNLLNDSLIEIFCRLSCKSLFTCKSVSKHWCAIISDLNFHFIYLTHQHRLLQNLQCQEKDIDQHSYILKPYNALVITSNVPSLQFGSSEKNLSLNFLGSKFNPTNEVQLRSILKCVFGCCNGLLLCGNPRRYHKCIYYVCNPLTKESIELPCAPSNCDPNGVLVGFTCDPYYHIEEDKVSIVAPKRLFRVVNIPAFSNTKTTFNVEVFSSETEKWNEHVLLCPKGFSCGFSLTSSCVAHDGVLYFTSGRKILIYNPYKNEQVASVIDHPSEFGEAYRGCVGVCCGSLQLSEFPISRSNNANIRPYSGRVWELDSHQEWQIVHEFYIPDIIGSIFDKLQAIEREHVRGSSRILAFHPYVKGTIFLEFGDHIICCNLLTQEFKASKYGGLSLGFLPITPVVLPWWPTTISSFL; via the coding sequence ATGTGTACCACCATTTCACCACCATCAAATACTATCTCAAAATCTTACACCACCATCAATAATCTTCTAAATGATTCACTCATCGAAATATTTTGCAGGCTTTCTTGCAAATCTCTCTTCACATGCAAGAGTGTCTCAAAGCATTGGTGTGCAATAATTTCTGATCTTAACTTTCATTTTATATATCTTACTCACCAACATAGACTTCTCCAAAATTTGCAATGTCAAGAGAAAGACATAGATCAACATAGCTACATCCTAAAACCATACAATGCACTTGTTATAACATCAAATGTACCCTCCTTACAATTTGGGTCTTCTGAAAAGAATTTATCCTTAAATTTTTTAGGCTCAAAATTCAACCCCACCAATGAGGTTCAACTGAGATCCATATTGAAGTGTGTTTTCGGTTGTTGTAATGGCCTGCTCTTATGTGGAAACCCACGCCGATATCACAAATGTATATACTATGTTTGCAACCCACTCACCAAAGAATCGATAGAGCTACCTTGTGCTCCAAGTAATTGCGATCCCAATGGTGTTCTTGTGGGATTCACCTGCGATCCTTATTATCATATTGAAGAAGACAAAGTGTCTATTGTTGCTCCAAAACGCCTATTTAGGGTTGTGAACATTCCTGCTTTTTCTAACACAAAAACTACTTTCAACGTTGAGGTTTTTTCTTCTGAAACCGAAAAATGGAATGAACATGTTTTGTTATGCCCAAAAGGATTTTCTTGTGGGTTTTCCCTTACATCATCGTGTGTTGCACATGATGGGGTGTTATACTTCACAAGTGGAAGGAAGATTCTTATATACAATCCTTACAAAAATGAACAAGTTGCTTCTGTGATTGATCATCCTAGTGAATTTGGTGAAGCATATAGAGGGTGTGTTGGTGTTTGTTGTGGAAGTTTACAATTATCCGAGTTTCCAATTTCACGTTCTAACAATGCTAACATTCGTCCTTATAGTGGTAGAGTTTGGGAGTTAGATTCTCATCAAGAATGGCAAATAGTGCATGAGTTTTATATTCCTGATATTATCGGATCAATTTTTGACAAGTTACAAGCCATAGAAAGAGAACATGTTAGGGGAAGTAGCAGAATCCTCGCCTTCCATCCATATGTTAAAGGTACcatatttttggaatttggcGATCATATTATTTGTTGTAATCTACTAACTCAGGAATTCAAGGCATCAAAATATGGTGGCCTCTCTTTGGGATTTTTGCCTATTACTCCAGTTGTACTTCCTTGGTGGCCAACCAcaatttcttcttttctctgA